A genomic window from Alkalihalobacillus sp. AL-G includes:
- a CDS encoding MATE family efflux transporter: MDSLVNENSLGQKLKVIFALAIPAVVENFFQTIIGFVDILFISKLGLIEVTAVGITNAVLQVYFAIFMSLGVAANIYIARYIGAEDSENTRKIAQQSIILAVISGLILGLITLFFARDLLMLLGAEPEVLDAGEIYFKIVAIPSIVISLMFVLSSILRGTGDTKTPMKVSIWINLLNIVLDYVFIFGFYFIPALGLVGAGMATVIARLIGSLLLFYYLSKTKSIHSFRFIDWMPKLDIQKRLLIVGSPAAGERLVMRIGQVLYFGFVIQMGTNTFAAHTIAGNIEVFSYMIGYGLATAATTLVGQLLGAGQTDTAKDYAFLLTILSIGVMSLVGVILYFSGGWIGTFFTKDVEVLRQISIALKIDAFIQPILGAVIVLTGVFQGGGNTKIPMYITAIGIWVIRTGGVYLLGISLNLGIAGIWVAIGLDNLFRAVSLWYKYRRHQWIRKDLFNDKETRAN, from the coding sequence ATGGATAGTCTTGTAAATGAAAACTCTCTTGGTCAAAAACTGAAGGTCATTTTTGCGCTTGCAATTCCTGCTGTTGTGGAAAATTTCTTTCAAACAATCATCGGGTTTGTAGATATACTATTCATTTCAAAACTGGGTTTAATCGAAGTCACAGCGGTAGGTATTACAAATGCCGTTTTACAGGTGTACTTTGCAATTTTCATGTCCTTGGGTGTTGCCGCAAATATATATATTGCAAGGTATATTGGAGCTGAAGATAGTGAAAATACTCGAAAAATTGCACAACAATCCATTATTCTAGCTGTAATAAGCGGTCTCATTCTTGGATTGATCACGCTATTCTTTGCAAGAGATCTTTTAATGCTTTTAGGAGCAGAACCGGAAGTACTCGATGCAGGAGAGATTTACTTTAAAATTGTTGCAATACCTTCCATCGTTATTTCATTAATGTTTGTTCTAAGCAGCATTCTCCGTGGAACTGGAGATACGAAGACCCCGATGAAGGTCAGCATATGGATTAATTTATTAAATATTGTCCTTGATTACGTGTTCATATTCGGTTTTTATTTCATACCTGCCCTGGGACTTGTTGGGGCGGGGATGGCTACTGTTATTGCCCGTTTAATCGGTTCGCTCCTTCTTTTTTATTATCTAAGTAAAACTAAAAGCATTCATTCTTTTAGGTTTATTGATTGGATGCCAAAGTTAGATATTCAGAAACGTTTATTGATTGTTGGAAGTCCTGCAGCAGGGGAACGTCTAGTCATGAGAATAGGGCAAGTATTGTACTTTGGATTTGTCATACAAATGGGTACGAACACGTTTGCTGCTCATACAATCGCTGGTAATATTGAGGTTTTCTCATACATGATTGGATATGGCCTAGCTACTGCGGCAACAACCCTTGTAGGCCAACTACTTGGTGCGGGACAAACGGATACTGCAAAAGATTATGCTTTTCTTCTCACGATCCTCTCAATCGGAGTTATGAGCTTGGTCGGTGTAATTTTGTATTTTTCCGGTGGCTGGATCGGTACGTTTTTTACAAAAGACGTTGAGGTACTGAGGCAAATATCGATTGCTTTAAAAATTGACGCCTTCATCCAACCTATACTTGGAGCTGTCATCGTATTGACAGGGGTCTTCCAAGGGGGAGGAAACACAAAGATTCCAATGTATATAACTGCGATAGGCATATGGGTCATACGTACAGGAGGGGTATATTTATTAGGTATTAGTTTAAATTTAGGTATTGCAGGTATTTGGGTAGCGATTGGATTAGATAATTTGTTCAGAGCTGTTAGTTTATGGTATAAATATAGGAGACATCAATGGATACGGAAAGATCTATTTAATGATAAAGAAACAAGAGCAAATTAA
- a CDS encoding ABC transporter ATP-binding protein: protein MSDHLIEVKQLKKTFTKKTGSFFKRKTTSVHAVNNIDFSIRKGEILGIIGESGCGKTTTARMLMRLIKETGGEILLDNTNLCDLNDKETNRHRKKMQMIFQDPYDTLNPGMRIIDLLMEPLNAHENHITFNEKRERITEALEEIELSPAEEYIYRYPHQLSGGQRQRVAIARAIILKPSFVAADEPTSMLDVSVRAGILNLLLSLKEKMGLTMLFITHDLATASYMCDRIAVMYQGKIVEIGPTKKIIYNPSHPYTKALVSVVKDLNYFIANRNEIIRDGEVDATFHHKGCPFAARCPHEHNECHEIEPKLKKVSGEHFVSCHLDQNNHQQILKENEKSESKYIM, encoded by the coding sequence ATGAGTGATCATTTAATTGAAGTGAAGCAATTGAAAAAAACATTTACAAAGAAAACAGGTTCGTTCTTTAAAAGGAAGACGACCTCTGTACACGCCGTAAATAACATAGACTTTTCAATCAGGAAAGGAGAAATTCTCGGGATCATCGGAGAAAGCGGATGTGGTAAAACAACGACTGCAAGAATGCTAATGCGTCTTATTAAAGAGACTGGCGGGGAAATTCTCTTGGACAATACAAATCTTTGTGACTTGAACGATAAAGAAACGAACCGGCACCGGAAGAAGATGCAAATGATTTTTCAAGATCCCTATGATACGTTAAACCCTGGTATGCGGATCATAGATTTATTGATGGAACCGTTGAATGCACATGAAAATCATATAACGTTCAACGAAAAGCGTGAACGTATAACTGAAGCATTGGAAGAAATCGAGTTGAGTCCTGCAGAAGAATATATTTACCGTTATCCGCATCAGTTAAGTGGTGGGCAAAGGCAACGTGTTGCAATTGCAAGGGCAATTATTTTAAAGCCTAGCTTTGTTGCAGCAGATGAACCTACTTCAATGCTAGATGTTTCCGTTCGAGCAGGGATATTGAACCTCTTGCTTTCGTTAAAGGAAAAGATGGGTTTAACCATGCTTTTTATTACGCATGATTTAGCTACAGCAAGTTATATGTGTGATCGGATAGCGGTTATGTATCAAGGGAAGATTGTGGAAATCGGCCCAACAAAAAAGATTATATACAACCCTTCCCACCCCTATACAAAAGCACTTGTTTCTGTTGTTAAAGATTTAAATTATTTTATTGCAAATCGTAATGAGATTATCCGGGATGGAGAGGTAGATGCGACTTTTCACCATAAAGGCTGTCCATTTGCCGCAAGATGCCCGCATGAACACAACGAATGTCATGAGATAGAACCCAAATTGAAAAAGGTTAGTGGAGAACATTTTGTTTCATGTCATCTTGACCAGAATAATCACCAACAAATTTTAAAGGAAAATGAAAAAAGTGAATCTAAGTACATTATGTAG
- a CDS encoding ABC transporter ATP-binding protein has translation METILNVENLTAHYVTEKGEARAVEDVSFTVRKREMLGLIGESGCGKTTVAQSILRLLEYPGKIVSGKAVLDGNDLIQATEKELEKIRWSEISVIPQSAMNALNPIYTIGDQIIESIRTHNSIDKKEAIKRTKELLELVGIDGERWKSYPHEFSGGMKQRVAIAMALSCSPKLIISDESTTGLDVLTQAQIIALLKKLQLELDLSIILISHDLPMVTAVCDRIAIMYAGKITEWADTKDIVYDPNHPYTKGLLDATPDITQPDKKVSSIPGTVPNLIQPPAGCRFYSRCPYAMEKCNTNIPPLIQVKPAHYSACFLAEEDVQ, from the coding sequence ATGGAAACTATTTTAAATGTAGAAAATCTCACTGCCCATTATGTTACTGAAAAAGGGGAAGCTAGAGCGGTTGAAGATGTGTCATTTACGGTTCGAAAAAGAGAAATGTTAGGGCTTATTGGAGAGTCTGGTTGTGGGAAAACGACGGTAGCACAGTCTATTCTACGACTTCTAGAGTATCCAGGAAAAATCGTTTCTGGAAAAGCCGTACTAGATGGAAATGACCTTATTCAAGCAACTGAAAAAGAACTTGAAAAAATAAGATGGAGTGAGATTTCAGTTATTCCACAAAGTGCAATGAATGCACTTAACCCGATATACACAATCGGAGACCAAATCATTGAATCAATCAGGACACATAATTCAATAGATAAAAAAGAAGCTATTAAACGAACGAAGGAACTCCTTGAGCTTGTTGGAATTGATGGGGAACGTTGGAAATCCTATCCGCATGAATTCAGCGGGGGTATGAAACAAAGAGTGGCAATTGCAATGGCTCTTTCATGCAGTCCTAAGCTTATCATTTCGGATGAATCTACAACTGGCTTGGATGTTCTGACACAGGCACAAATCATTGCATTATTAAAAAAACTACAACTAGAATTGGATCTCTCAATTATCCTTATCTCCCATGACCTTCCTATGGTAACTGCGGTTTGTGACCGAATTGCAATTATGTATGCCGGTAAAATAACGGAGTGGGCCGATACAAAAGATATTGTGTACGATCCGAATCATCCATATACAAAGGGTCTTCTTGATGCCACACCTGATATCACTCAACCAGATAAAAAGGTATCATCGATCCCGGGAACCGTTCCTAATCTTATTCAACCACCTGCCGGCTGCCGTTTTTATTCGAGATGTCCGTATGCAATGGAGAAATGTAATACGAACATACCACCTTTAATACAGGTTAAACCAGCACATTATTCTGCGTGCTTTTTAGCAGAGGAGGATGTTCAATGA
- a CDS encoding ABC transporter permease: protein MDKQKWKDYWNVLVSNNLGLIGIAILILFVFLAVFAPFIAPYDPMSRIGEPLQAPSGKFLLGTNDVGQDIFSELIFGTRISLLIGFIAAFLSISIGCLVGVTAGYFGGRVDSFLMRLVDLILVIPFLPLMILLAAFVGPSFWNIILVISILTWASPARVIRSQVLTLKTKGYVEAARSIGSKIGTILWKHLLPGVIPIALSQFVMAASQSILIEASLSFLGLGDPFSKSWGTTLYYAQARGAFLTDAWVWWILPPGLLITALVVGFAFTGFSMEEILNPRLRKER, encoded by the coding sequence ATGGATAAACAAAAATGGAAAGATTACTGGAATGTCTTGGTTTCAAACAACCTCGGTTTAATCGGAATTGCGATTCTTATATTATTTGTATTTCTGGCTGTATTCGCTCCGTTCATAGCACCGTATGACCCGATGTCACGTATTGGTGAACCTCTACAAGCACCAAGTGGAAAGTTTTTGCTTGGTACAAATGATGTAGGTCAGGATATTTTCAGTGAGTTGATTTTTGGTACGAGAATCTCGTTGTTAATTGGATTCATCGCTGCCTTTCTGTCGATTTCAATTGGTTGTTTAGTAGGAGTTACAGCAGGTTACTTTGGGGGCAGAGTCGATTCATTTTTGATGCGTCTTGTTGATTTGATTCTAGTCATTCCATTCCTTCCTTTGATGATTCTACTTGCCGCTTTTGTCGGACCGAGTTTCTGGAATATTATTTTGGTCATCAGTATTTTAACTTGGGCTAGTCCTGCACGTGTCATACGTTCTCAAGTACTTACACTAAAGACAAAAGGGTACGTGGAAGCAGCTAGGTCGATAGGTTCAAAAATCGGAACAATCTTGTGGAAACATTTGCTTCCAGGAGTTATTCCAATTGCACTCTCGCAATTTGTTATGGCCGCCAGTCAATCTATTTTAATTGAAGCTTCATTAAGCTTCCTTGGTCTAGGTGATCCATTCAGTAAAAGTTGGGGAACGACACTTTATTATGCTCAAGCTCGCGGAGCATTTTTAACAGATGCATGGGTATGGTGGATCTTACCTCCAGGACTCTTAATTACAGCATTGGTCGTGGGTTTTGCTTTCACTGGGTTTTCAATGGAAGAAATCTTGAACCCTAGACTAAGAAAGGAACGGTAG
- a CDS encoding ABC transporter permease, translated as MTKGKYITSKLIQYVLVIFLILTLNFLLPRLMPGNPLMYIAGEDVGFMSSAEKEAILDKYGLNDSITTQYLMYLKNTFTGDFGFSYQRKVPITDLIQDRLPWTLLLTGLNLILSTILGVIFGALSAWKRGTRTDVNLLTGFMFLSAMPSFWVGMILVSIFASTFSWFPVFGGETAWANYQSWDRVIDVVHHLTLPLVTLVLISITTTYMTMRYSMLNVLGEDYIMLAKAKGVKEKVIKYRHAMRNALLPVATVFMLSLGFMLGGATVIETVFAYPGVGRLMFEAVISRDYPLIQATFLIITFSVIIANFLADLIYPLLDPKVGKENG; from the coding sequence TTGACAAAAGGAAAATACATTACTTCAAAATTAATTCAATATGTACTTGTTATCTTTCTGATTCTTACATTGAACTTCCTTCTACCTAGACTTATGCCGGGAAATCCACTTATGTATATAGCTGGAGAAGATGTTGGGTTTATGAGTTCAGCTGAAAAAGAAGCCATTTTGGATAAGTATGGTTTAAATGATTCGATAACGACGCAATATCTGATGTACCTCAAAAACACTTTTACCGGGGACTTTGGATTTTCCTATCAACGAAAAGTTCCAATCACAGACTTGATACAGGATCGATTACCGTGGACACTGCTGTTAACAGGACTGAATCTTATTTTATCAACAATCCTCGGTGTCATTTTTGGAGCGCTATCTGCCTGGAAGCGCGGAACCAGAACCGATGTTAATTTACTTACAGGATTCATGTTTTTGAGTGCAATGCCATCTTTTTGGGTTGGTATGATCCTTGTCTCTATTTTTGCATCAACCTTTAGTTGGTTCCCAGTATTCGGTGGGGAAACAGCATGGGCAAACTACCAAAGTTGGGATAGGGTTATAGATGTAGTCCACCATCTAACACTTCCACTTGTGACACTTGTATTAATCTCGATAACTACTACCTATATGACTATGCGCTACTCGATGTTGAATGTGCTAGGAGAAGATTACATCATGTTGGCGAAAGCGAAAGGTGTAAAGGAGAAAGTTATAAAATACCGACATGCGATGCGGAATGCTTTACTGCCAGTCGCGACCGTTTTTATGTTAAGTCTTGGTTTCATGCTAGGTGGTGCAACTGTAATTGAAACAGTGTTTGCATACCCAGGTGTCGGTCGACTAATGTTTGAAGCAGTAATAAGCAGAGATTATCCATTAATTCAGGCGACCTTCTTAATCATTACGTTTAGTGTTATCATTGCCAATTTTCTTGCAGATCTGATCTATCCTCTTTTGGATCCAAAGGTAGGGAAAGAGAATGGATAA
- a CDS encoding ABC transporter substrate-binding protein, translating into MKRTIICLLALLLTIYMVPIHTDAAEDQVKSIKIAISKDESTLTPYTYITGYPGLELVHLLYDTLFQLDESNTPQPWLVSDYKVSDDGLTYEFTLHENVKWHDGKQLTADDVKFTVDYFLEHPKSRFTNPLKNIETLEVKSDTVLVMKLKQADPNFMIQPLADVPILPEHVWSKISNPNEASNALGSGPYQLEEYEAGRYYKMKANQGYFKGKPAAEQLIFPIIEDTTAMYTALKAGEVDAITSSLTPEVVGEFESNPNTKVEIGPGYSTTLFQINAEKYPMSETSFRQAIGYAIDTQYLVDTVTLGYAEVGSPGFIHPSSTFYNDELSFTPDKEKAKQILEEAGFKDLNGDGFVEGQNGEEISLQSLVYSSNPLRIRTAEIITEWLNEIGIKTEVRAMDATTVDSLVWPEFDVSKGRNFDLAMWGWSSTLQLFPDRLVELFHSDPAIGSVNIGGYSSEQFDQMAQELSATVDPGQRKEIILQMQKFVAEDFPIVPLYYSEIINAFNPNVYDGYAFQLGKGIMNKLSFVPSAQGAGPAVNTESGADKPSAETDKNETQTGAETENGNSTSLILLLLMVAVIVGGIIFLKKRTKGKGNRAA; encoded by the coding sequence TTGAAACGAACGATAATTTGTTTGTTGGCACTTCTGTTGACGATTTATATGGTACCGATTCACACCGATGCTGCAGAAGATCAGGTGAAATCAATCAAAATTGCAATTTCGAAAGATGAAAGCACCCTCACACCGTATACTTACATAACAGGGTATCCGGGATTAGAACTCGTTCATCTATTATATGATACATTGTTTCAACTCGATGAAAGTAACACACCCCAACCATGGCTCGTAAGCGACTATAAAGTTAGTGATGACGGACTGACATATGAGTTTACCCTTCATGAAAATGTCAAGTGGCACGATGGTAAACAACTAACCGCAGACGATGTTAAATTCACAGTAGACTACTTCCTCGAACATCCTAAATCCAGATTTACAAACCCTTTGAAAAATATTGAGACATTAGAAGTAAAGAGTGACACTGTACTTGTTATGAAATTAAAACAAGCCGATCCGAACTTTATGATACAACCACTGGCAGATGTCCCAATTTTACCTGAACATGTTTGGAGCAAAATATCGAATCCGAATGAAGCATCAAATGCTCTCGGCAGCGGCCCTTATCAGTTGGAGGAATACGAAGCAGGCCGATACTATAAAATGAAGGCAAACCAAGGTTATTTTAAAGGCAAACCTGCAGCAGAACAATTGATTTTTCCGATCATTGAAGATACGACTGCAATGTACACAGCATTAAAAGCTGGTGAAGTGGATGCAATAACCTCAAGTTTGACCCCAGAGGTTGTAGGTGAATTTGAATCCAACCCCAATACTAAAGTAGAAATCGGACCGGGGTATTCTACTACATTGTTTCAAATTAATGCAGAAAAGTACCCAATGAGCGAAACGAGCTTTCGACAAGCGATCGGATACGCAATTGACACACAATATCTTGTAGATACAGTAACACTCGGGTATGCAGAAGTAGGAAGTCCAGGATTTATACATCCGTCCTCAACATTTTATAATGATGAACTTTCCTTTACTCCTGATAAAGAAAAGGCAAAACAAATTTTAGAAGAAGCTGGTTTTAAAGACCTAAATGGTGATGGATTTGTTGAAGGTCAAAACGGAGAGGAGATCAGCCTTCAATCCCTCGTTTATTCAAGCAATCCTCTTCGAATCAGAACAGCTGAGATCATAACTGAATGGTTAAATGAAATAGGCATTAAAACCGAGGTTCGCGCGATGGATGCTACTACAGTTGATTCATTAGTTTGGCCGGAATTCGATGTGAGCAAAGGTCGCAATTTTGACCTTGCGATGTGGGGTTGGTCCAGTACGTTACAGTTGTTTCCAGATCGCTTGGTCGAACTGTTTCACTCTGACCCAGCAATTGGCTCAGTAAACATCGGAGGATATAGTAGTGAACAATTCGATCAAATGGCACAGGAACTTTCGGCAACAGTAGATCCTGGACAACGCAAAGAAATTATTTTGCAGATGCAAAAGTTTGTAGCTGAGGACTTCCCAATCGTACCTCTGTATTATTCGGAAATTATTAATGCATTTAACCCGAATGTATACGATGGGTATGCATTTCAACTAGGGAAAGGTATTATGAACAAACTTTCATTCGTTCCATCAGCACAGGGGGCTGGACCTGCTGTCAATACAGAAAGCGGTGCAGATAAACCTAGTGCGGAAACAGATAAAAACGAAACCCAAACTGGAGCTGAAACTGAAAACGGAAACAGTACTTCACTGATCCTATTATTATTAATGGTGGCTGTCATCGTAGGTGGAATCATCTTTTTGAAAAAACGGACGAAAGGGAAGGGTAACCGAGCAGCCTGA
- a CDS encoding PIG-L deacetylase family protein, with product MEVVECGGALAKNLNNGGQSYASIMLSSEKSRPQIKQAAEVLGVNISFTDFEYGHVDLSIESKKKIVKVVREVKPDIIITQDPEHSFHDLDPDRRQAMILILEGIALASRDFHLDEETGLEPHPIPTIYYMTPHHPNTVVNISDVWNKKDEAMKVLESQLEFSGNHFERALNPNDLEVLCPGFSELTSDYEKGRAVHRTLDKAVHVYHGLATHGHFALAEAYRREGNFHLEELIV from the coding sequence ATGGAGGTAGTAGAGTGTGGAGGGGCTCTTGCGAAGAACTTAAATAATGGTGGTCAATCATATGCTTCAATAATGCTAAGCTCTGAAAAAAGCCGCCCTCAAATAAAACAAGCTGCTGAGGTACTGGGAGTAAACATAAGCTTTACCGATTTTGAATACGGTCATGTGGATTTGAGTATCGAATCGAAGAAGAAAATTGTGAAAGTTGTTCGAGAAGTGAAACCGGATATCATAATCACTCAAGATCCTGAACATTCCTTTCATGACCTAGATCCTGATCGAAGACAAGCTATGATTCTCATTTTAGAGGGAATTGCACTTGCAAGTAGAGATTTTCATCTTGATGAGGAGACTGGTCTAGAACCACATCCGATTCCTACTATTTATTATATGACGCCACATCATCCAAACACAGTTGTGAACATTTCTGACGTCTGGAATAAGAAAGATGAGGCAATGAAGGTTCTTGAAAGCCAGTTGGAGTTCAGCGGCAATCACTTTGAACGTGCGCTTAATCCCAATGATCTAGAAGTTCTATGTCCAGGATTTTCTGAACTGACTTCTGATTATGAAAAAGGTAGAGCAGTTCACAGGACATTGGATAAGGCAGTACACGTTTATCATGGACTAGCAACTCACGGCCATTTCGCACTAGCTGAAGCATATCGAAGAGAAGGTAACTTTCATCTTGAAGAGCTGATCGTTTAA
- a CDS encoding ABC transporter ATP-binding protein encodes MDTLLEVQNLNVEFKTDKSTVHALRGINLTVKNMEVVAIVGESGSGKSVTAKSIMRLLPPQTATFKSGRINFENKDLTKMSKKEIAEYRGSKISMVFQDPMTSLNPTMKIGEQIAEGLIIHSKLSKKMAMNKAAEMVSLVGIPDAVLCCKKYPHQLSGGMRQRVGIAMALVCHPKLLIADEPTTALDVTIQAQIIDLLKEVQKKLGMSVILITHDLGLVANMADRILVMYAGNIVESGTIQEIFYNPKHPYTWGLLKSVPKLSGDRNEELNSIPGAPPDLSEKITGCPFSTRCPYVMDVCEEYSPIATELSGTHSASCWLLDRRAPELTELVES; translated from the coding sequence TTGGATACTTTACTCGAAGTACAAAATTTAAACGTGGAGTTCAAGACAGATAAATCTACAGTACATGCGTTACGAGGTATTAACCTTACTGTTAAAAATATGGAGGTCGTTGCGATTGTAGGTGAATCCGGGAGTGGTAAATCCGTAACCGCAAAAAGCATTATGAGATTACTACCTCCCCAAACAGCCACCTTCAAATCTGGTCGTATCAATTTTGAGAATAAAGACCTTACTAAAATGTCCAAAAAAGAGATCGCCGAATATCGTGGTTCTAAAATTTCAATGGTATTTCAGGACCCTATGACTTCACTCAATCCGACGATGAAAATCGGGGAACAAATTGCAGAAGGATTGATTATTCATTCGAAGCTTTCAAAGAAAATGGCAATGAATAAAGCTGCAGAAATGGTCAGCCTTGTCGGAATCCCTGATGCAGTTCTTTGTTGTAAGAAATATCCTCATCAACTCAGTGGAGGGATGCGCCAGAGAGTAGGTATTGCCATGGCACTTGTTTGTCATCCCAAACTTTTAATTGCAGATGAACCTACAACTGCGCTAGATGTTACAATACAAGCACAGATCATTGATTTACTAAAAGAGGTTCAGAAAAAGCTTGGGATGTCAGTTATTCTAATAACCCATGATTTAGGTTTGGTTGCAAATATGGCGGATCGGATCCTCGTGATGTATGCAGGAAACATTGTCGAGAGTGGAACTATCCAAGAAATTTTCTATAATCCAAAACATCCATATACATGGGGACTTTTAAAATCTGTACCAAAGCTAAGCGGTGATCGTAATGAAGAGCTTAACTCAATCCCAGGTGCACCACCGGACCTATCTGAAAAGATTACTGGCTGTCCGTTTAGTACGAGATGCCCATATGTGATGGATGTTTGCGAGGAATATTCTCCAATCGCCACAGAGTTATCAGGAACTCATTCCGCAAGTTGTTGGTTATTAGATAGGCGAGCACCAGAATTGACGGAACTGGTTGAATCATAA
- a CDS encoding ABC transporter permease: MESIPQRTFRFKANRKTGKDLDQSNKLVEEKRVQTTVSLKKDVFLRLLKNKLAVCGLITISFLIIMAIVGPFLVPYSYSDQVLLDASQSPSKNHWFGTDQLGRDIFARTWVGARISLFIGITAVLIDLIIGIVWGGIAGYAGGKVDEVMMRFVDILYGLPHLLITILLMVILEPGLFTIIIAMAATGWIGMARLVRGQILQLKESEYVMASRVLGASPNKLLFKHLIPNALGPIIVAMTLSVPGAIFAEATLSFLGLGVPVPLASWGTMTSEALVTLLTGELWILFFPAFFISLTMFAFNVVGDGLRDALDPKMRN; this comes from the coding sequence ATGGAAAGTATACCTCAGCGCACTTTTCGTTTTAAAGCAAATAGGAAGACCGGGAAAGACCTTGATCAATCGAACAAATTGGTCGAGGAAAAGCGAGTTCAAACGACCGTTTCACTTAAAAAAGACGTTTTCTTACGCCTTTTAAAAAATAAACTGGCTGTGTGCGGACTAATTACCATTTCATTCCTAATTATAATGGCGATAGTTGGACCATTCCTTGTTCCATATTCCTATTCGGATCAGGTATTACTTGATGCGAGTCAGTCACCCTCTAAAAATCATTGGTTTGGTACTGATCAATTAGGAAGGGATATATTTGCAAGGACATGGGTAGGGGCTCGGATCAGTTTATTTATCGGTATAACTGCTGTATTGATCGACCTGATTATCGGAATCGTTTGGGGTGGAATTGCTGGGTATGCAGGTGGAAAAGTCGACGAGGTGATGATGAGGTTCGTTGATATTTTATATGGGCTTCCCCACCTGTTGATCACGATTTTGTTAATGGTTATTTTAGAGCCAGGACTGTTTACGATTATTATTGCGATGGCAGCCACTGGGTGGATCGGGATGGCTCGATTGGTAAGAGGTCAGATTCTCCAGTTAAAAGAATCAGAATATGTCATGGCTTCAAGAGTACTTGGAGCCAGTCCCAATAAGCTTTTATTTAAGCACTTGATTCCAAATGCTTTAGGACCGATCATTGTGGCGATGACACTTTCTGTTCCAGGTGCAATCTTTGCGGAAGCAACTTTAAGTTTTCTTGGATTAGGTGTTCCTGTCCCACTTGCCAGTTGGGGAACGATGACATCCGAAGCACTTGTTACCTTATTGACAGGAGAATTGTGGATTCTGTTTTTCCCTGCTTTTTTCATTTCGCTTACAATGTTTGCCTTTAACGTAGTTGGGGATGGGTTACGAGATGCATTGGATCCAAAAATGAGGAATTAG
- a CDS encoding ABC transporter permease — protein sequence MKRFLFQRTISVIITIWVIITLTFFLMHAIPGDPFTNESRVPEQVISNLKAHYGLDQPLIIQYFNYLKGVITFDFGPSITSDTRDVNELILDSFPVSALLGFQALVIATVFGILLGITAAVNHSGLGDYVSMLLAILGISVPSFILATLLINVFALKLEWLPVATWGTWQHTVLPSIALALGPMAYMARLTRSSILEVIDSDYVQTAIAKGVTGSRLIFKHILRNALIPIVTILGPIAAGILTGSFVIEQIFGIPGLGKYFVQSITDRDYPVILGTAVFYSSILVFFMILVDIAYGIIDPRIKLTRRES from the coding sequence ATGAAAAGGTTTTTATTTCAACGAACAATCAGCGTAATTATTACAATCTGGGTTATTATTACACTTACTTTTTTTCTGATGCATGCGATTCCTGGAGACCCATTCACAAATGAAAGCCGTGTACCAGAACAAGTAATAAGCAACCTGAAAGCCCATTATGGATTAGATCAACCTTTAATCATTCAATACTTCAATTATTTAAAGGGAGTTATAACATTTGATTTTGGTCCTTCCATCACTTCGGATACAAGAGACGTAAATGAATTGATTTTAGATAGTTTCCCGGTATCAGCACTTCTCGGATTCCAAGCCCTTGTGATCGCAACAGTTTTTGGAATCTTGTTAGGGATAACCGCTGCTGTCAATCATAGCGGCCTTGGGGATTATGTTTCTATGCTTCTAGCAATCCTAGGTATTTCTGTCCCAAGCTTTATTTTAGCAACATTACTAATCAATGTTTTTGCATTGAAACTTGAATGGCTGCCAGTAGCGACATGGGGTACATGGCAACATACGGTTCTCCCTAGCATTGCCCTTGCCCTTGGACCGATGGCTTACATGGCCCGACTTACACGTTCCAGTATCCTGGAGGTTATTGACTCCGATTATGTCCAGACAGCGATTGCCAAGGGGGTTACCGGATCACGTTTGATTTTCAAGCATATCTTGCGTAACGCCTTAATACCAATTGTTACGATTCTCGGACCAATTGCGGCAGGAATATTAACCGGAAGCTTTGTGATTGAACAAATTTTTGGAATACCTGGATTGGGGAAGTATTTTGTCCAATCAATAACAGATCGAGATTATCCTGTTATTCTCGGAACGGCTGTATTCTATAGTTCCATCCTGGTGTTCTTCATGATCCTAGTTGATATTGCATACGGAATCATCGACCCACGTATCAAGTTGACCAGGAGGGAATCGTAA